From uncultured Roseateles sp., the proteins below share one genomic window:
- a CDS encoding alkaline phosphatase D family protein: protein MNPSRRHLLQTALVLGTAPAFSRFAFAADVDRFPLGIASGCPRPGSLVLWTRLLGADLPEQVAVQWELAADEGFKQIVAKGTETAEAAWAHSVHAEPTGLSPGRWYWYRFTAMGARSATGRTRTAPAPDAAEPLRFATASCQRWDHGEYAAWRDMATQELDLVLFLGDYIYEYAGGSAPPGATRRHNGGAARNLDAYRARYAQYKSDPHLQAIHARTPWILIWDDHEVANDYSPGRAQDLEPNFDLRRAAATQAYWEHLPFPKAVRPRGTEMRIHERYDWGSLARLITLDDRQWRDPQACPKPGRAGSNTVYLKDCEPLNDPRRTLLGSAQERWLAQSWDSTRPWNLLAQQTLMARSSSADPAGPNGPQYWTEAWDGYPLARQRLLGDMLAAKANNPIVLGGDVHANYIADLKLDFNDAKAATIATEFCGTSITSHGLPNDKVQGAMAWNPHLRYGRSDKRGYTLFDLSKQRLAAELRTVDDAMNGQSPVSVEKRYVVEAGKPGAQNA, encoded by the coding sequence TGCCCGCGCCCCGGCAGCCTGGTGCTGTGGACGCGGCTGCTCGGCGCCGATCTGCCCGAGCAGGTGGCCGTGCAGTGGGAGCTGGCGGCAGACGAGGGCTTCAAGCAGATCGTCGCCAAGGGCACCGAGACGGCCGAGGCGGCCTGGGCACACAGCGTGCACGCCGAGCCCACCGGCCTGAGCCCGGGCCGCTGGTACTGGTACCGCTTCACCGCCATGGGCGCGCGCAGCGCCACCGGCCGCACCCGCACGGCACCGGCACCCGATGCTGCCGAGCCGCTGCGCTTTGCCACCGCTTCCTGCCAGCGCTGGGACCATGGCGAATACGCCGCCTGGCGCGATATGGCCACGCAGGAGCTGGACCTGGTGCTGTTCCTGGGCGACTACATCTACGAATACGCGGGTGGCTCGGCGCCGCCCGGCGCCACCCGCCGCCACAACGGCGGGGCGGCGCGCAATCTGGACGCCTACCGCGCCCGCTATGCCCAGTACAAGAGCGACCCGCATCTGCAGGCCATCCATGCCCGCACGCCCTGGATACTGATCTGGGACGACCACGAGGTCGCCAACGACTATTCCCCCGGCCGCGCCCAGGATCTGGAGCCCAATTTCGATCTGCGCCGCGCCGCGGCCACTCAGGCCTACTGGGAGCATCTGCCGTTCCCCAAGGCGGTGCGCCCGCGCGGCACCGAGATGCGCATCCACGAGCGCTACGACTGGGGCAGCCTGGCGCGGCTGATCACCCTGGACGACCGCCAGTGGCGCGACCCCCAGGCCTGCCCCAAGCCGGGCCGGGCCGGCTCCAACACCGTCTATCTGAAGGACTGCGAGCCGCTCAACGACCCACGTCGCACCCTGCTGGGCAGCGCCCAGGAACGCTGGCTGGCGCAGAGCTGGGACAGCACCCGGCCCTGGAACCTGCTGGCCCAGCAAACCTTGATGGCGCGCAGCAGCTCGGCCGATCCGGCCGGCCCCAACGGCCCACAATACTGGACCGAGGCCTGGGACGGCTATCCGCTGGCCCGCCAGCGCCTGCTCGGCGACATGCTGGCTGCCAAGGCGAACAACCCCATCGTGCTGGGCGGCGACGTGCATGCCAACTACATCGCCGACCTGAAGCTGGACTTCAACGACGCCAAGGCCGCGACGATTGCCACCGAGTTCTGCGGCACCTCGATCACCAGCCACGGGCTGCCCAATGACAAGGTGCAGGGCGCGATGGCCTGGAACCCCCATCTGCGCTACGGGCGCAGCGACAAGCGCGGTTACACCCTCTTCGATCTCAGCAAGCAGCGCCTCGCGGCCGAGCTGCGCACGGTGGATGATGCGATGAATGGGCAAAGCCCGGTCAGCGTCGAGAAGCGCTATGTGGTGGAGGCCGGCAAGCCTGGGGCGCAGAACGCCTGA